In Syngnathus scovelli strain Florida chromosome 11, RoL_Ssco_1.2, whole genome shotgun sequence, one DNA window encodes the following:
- the LOC125977255 gene encoding G-protein coupled receptor 61, with amino-acid sequence MEPAWNSSHPPRQLPSNTSTSAPAEDWPPYQWVALAAMLLMDLLAVVGNVAVMTVIAKVPQLHKFAFVFHLCLVDLLAALVLMPLGMVSSRAFFGEALCRSYLFLSVFLVSAAILSISVINVERYYYVMHPMRYEVKMTVGLVASVLVGIWVKALAMSALPLLAWILQGARTPLLEGSEGGGGVPSPPAQGQRRCSLHWTGGGSNRLAFMVLFTLLYFLCPLLVIFVVYCNMFKVARVAAMHHGPLPTWTDTPRRQRSESLSSRSTMVTSSGTGTGRETPVRPFGGGKAAAVLMAVGGQFLGCWLPYFSFHLYSALAASPPATLASLEEAVTWIGYFCFTSNPFFYGCLNRQIREELGKHLPCLFRRAGLEVEERLPSREGSIEENFLQFLQGTGCNLEPQNSQSTSSPKGEACCPMVQSQASEPAHSLPVDFRIPGQIAEDTYEFVDTDQAKNNHVDIDT; translated from the coding sequence ATGGAGCCAGCGTGGAACTCCTCCCACCCGCCTCGGCAGCTCCCGTCCAACACGTCTACCTCCGCTCCGGCTGAGGACTGGCCTCCGTACCAGTGGGTAGCCCTAGCGGCCATGCTACTCATGGATCTGCTCGCTGTGGTGGGCAACGTGGCCGTCATGACGGTCATCGCCAAAGTCCCGCAGCTCCACAAGTTTGCCTTCGTCTTCCACCTGTGCTTGGTGGACCTGCTGGCGGCCTTGGTGCTGATGCCTCTCGGCATGGTCTCCAGTCGAGCCTTCTTCGGAGAGGCCCTGTGCCGCAGTTACCTCTTCCTCAGCGTGTTCCTGGTTAGCGCCGCCATCCTCTCCATCTCAGTCATCAACGTGGAGCGCTATTATTACGTCATGCACCCCATGCGCTACGAGGTGAAGATGACCGTGGGCCTGGTGGCGTCAGTGCTGGTGGGGATATGGGTCAAAGCGTTGGCCATGTCGGCTTTGCCGCTGCTCGCCTGGATCCTGCAAGGTGCGAGGACTCCCCTTCTGGAGGGTAGCGAAGGAGGCGGGGGGGTCCCGTCTCCTCCCGCTCAGGGTCAGAGGCGCTGCTCGCTGCACTGGACGGGGGGCGGCTCGAACCGTTTGGCGTTCATGGTCCTCTTCACGCTGCTTTATTTCCTGTGTCCGCTGCTGGTCATTTTCGTGGTGTACTGCAACATGTTCAAGGTGGCTCGGGTCGCCGCCATGCACCACGGGCCTCTGCCCACTTGGACGGACACGCCTCGTCGCCAAAGGTCCGAGTCGCTCAGTAGTCGGTCCACGATGGTTACCAGCTCTGGAACAGGGACAGGGAGGGAGACACCGGTGCGGCCGTTCGGCGGAGGGAAAGCGGCGGCCGTGTTGATGGCGGTCGGCGGGCAGTTTCTGGGTTGCTGGCTGCCCTACTTTTCTTTCCACCTGTATTCCGCTCTGGCCGCCAGCCCCCCGGCCACGTTGGCATCTCTCGAGGAGGCCGTAACCTGGATTGGCTACTTCTGCTTCACCTCCAACCCCTTCTTCTACGGCTGTCTCAACAGACAGATCCGGGAGGAGCTGGGCAAACATCTGCCGTGCCTGTTTCGTCGAGCGGGACTCGAGGTGGAGGAGAGGCTGCCTAGCCGCGAAGGCTCCATAGAGGAAAATTTCCTCCAGTTTCTTCAGGGCACCGGCTGCAACTTGGAACCTCAGAACTCGCAAAGCACCTCCAGTCCTAAAGGGGAGGCCTGCTGCCCCATGGTTCAGTCGCAAGCATCTGAGCCAGCACATTCGCTACCTGTCGATTTTCGTATACCGGGACAAATTGCAGAGGATACCTACGAGTTTGTCGATACCGATCAGGCGAAAAACAACCACGTAGATATAGACActtaa
- the LOC125977253 gene encoding amphoterin-induced protein 1 has translation MGRLDIPHRRSIFLLVGPLLWSLHASGQLIGGPLDCQNLCVCASNIISCSRGNLTNPPTPLPKYTTVLDLSFNSIGRLRAEWTPVVLSRLHTLLLSHNGLSFLSSTAFVHVTKLRYLDLSANQLRQLDENMFEPLENLEVLLLYKNSISQIERSAAFSGLANLQKLYLSQNLISRFPLELVKERSRMETLTLLDVSSNRIKALTLHELRALPAWIKNGLYFHNNPLPCSCDLFDVVAQWQLKDLSSVVDFKDEHTCILAGQPKRKVLTLDLDKAYLNCSEVKLTDREAYLEQVVVLDCDTKQKDMVKTWALPGNIPVSSANKSTRILPDGNLQLGPLREDDSGVYTCYAIGDALNETINITVVVFNSTMIPGLENLKTAYTTLIGCLISIVMVFIYLYLTPCRCACCPGQELEKNDPTGSLHSSNVSNAQSHQETGPERGNEGGKDTSFDTKDLLEQNGRLNPKGEEVWKEGNKKRKASVSSVSSDTPMMV, from the coding sequence ATGGGGAGATTGGACATACCTCATCGGAGGAGCATCTTTCTCCTTGTTGGGCCTCTGCTTTGGTCGCTTCACGCCAGTGGACAGTTGATAGGAGGCCCGCTGGACTGCCAAAATCTGTGCGTGTGCGCAAGCAATATCATCAGCTGCTCAAGAGGGAATCTCACCAACCCCCCTACCCCCCTTCCCAAATACACAACGGTGCTGGACCTCAGCTTCAACTCCATCGGCAGACTGCGGGCGGAGTGGACGCCCGTCGTGCTGAGTCGACTCCACACGCTGCTCCTCAGCCACAACGGGCTCTCCTTCCTCTCTTCGACGGCGTTTGTGCACGTGACAAAGCTGCGTTACCTGGACTTATCTGCCAACCAGCTCCGCCAGCTGGATGAAAACATGTTCGAGCCGCTGGAGAACTTGGAGGTGCTGCTGCTTTATAAGAACAGCATTTCGCAGATTGAACGTTCCGCCGCTTTCTCGGGTCTGGCCAACCTGCAGAAGCTCTACCTGAGCCAGAATCTCATCTCGCGCTTCCCCTTGGAGCTGGTGAAGGAGCGAAGCCGCATGGAGACCCTCACGCTGCTGGATGTCTCGTCCAACCGGATCAAAGCGCTGACGTTACACGAGCTTCGAGCTCTGCCCGCGTGGATCAAAAACGGCCTGTACTTCCACAACAACCCCCTGCCGTGCAGTTGTGATCTTTTCGACGTGGTTGCACAATGGCAACTCAAAGATCTCAGCTCGGTCGTGGACTTTAAGGATGAGCACACTTGTATCCTTGCGGGTCAGCCCAAACGAAAAGTGCTCACCCTTGACCTGGACAAAGCTTATTTGAACTGCAGCGAGGTCAAGCTAACAGATAGAGAAGCGTATCTGGAGCAGGTTGTGGTGCTGGACTGTGACACCAAGCAGAAAGACATGGTAAAGACCTGGGCCTTGCCAGGGAACATCCCGGTATCTTCAGCAAACAAAAGCACAAGGATACTTCCGGACGGAAACCTTCAGCTCGGACCTTTGAGGGAAGACGACTCGGGCGTGTACACCTGCTACGCCATCGGAGACGCCCTTAACGAGACGATTAACATCACCGTGGTGGTTTTTAACTCAACCATGATCCCCGGCTTGGAGAACTTGAAGACTGCATACACCACCCTCATAGGATGCCTTATCAGCATTGTGATGGTTTTCATCTACCTCTACCTCACACCTTGCCGCTGCGCCTGTTGTCCAGGTCAGGAACTGGAGAAAAATGACCCGACAGGCAGCCTCCACTCCTCCAACGTCAGCAACGCCCAAAGCCACCAAGAGACTGGACCGGAACGAGGGAATGAGGGCGGTAAAGACACCTCATTTGACACCAAGGACTTGTTAGAGCAGAACGGGAGGTTGAACCCAAAAGGTGAAGAAGTTTGGAAGGAGGGGAACAAGAAGAGGAAGGCATCTGTTAGCTCTGTGAGCTCAGACACCCCCATGATGGTGTAA